ACTCCGTAGCGCATCTCTACGGCATAGTTCAACCTAATGATAGCCACGGGGGTGTGATAGTGCAGGGAGGCGTACTCAAACATTCTTTCGCGGCCCAAGCACGATTGGGCGTATTCGCCCACTGGCTGCGGGGGGTCAGTTTCCAGCGAACCGCCGCTCCCTACGGGCACCAGCGGATACACGCAGCCTGTGGAAAAGGCGACAATTCGCGAACCGCGAAAGCGTTCCGCGACCAGCGCAGGCAGGTAGCAGTTGATGGCCCAGGTGAGAGGGAGGTTCGCCACCGAACCGAATTTCATGCCGGCCATGAAGATAACGTTGGGCACATCCGGCAGGCGTTCCAAGAAAGCCCGGTCGAGGAGGTCCCCGTGGATGGCCTCAATGCCGTCGCGCTCCAATTCAGCTCGGGCTTGCTCGCTCTCGAAGAGCGCCACGCCAATGATGCGACGTGCGACCCCTGCCGCCTCCGAGGCCCGCTTAGCCATGCGGGCCAGCGAGGGGCCGATCTTGCCACCCACACCGAGAATGAGGATGTCCCCTTGGAGTGCAGCAAATGCCGCAATTACCTCTGGAGAAGGTTCTGAGAGGAGGTCCTCAAGCTGTGCTTCGTCGTTGATTCGCGAAGGCCAATGCGGTGACATGCGCTCTCCTGTAGGCTACGTCGGAAGTGGAATATATCAAATACGGGCGAACAAAGCAAGCGGTAAAGCGACCTGGCCCCCACAGCACGGGGAGCAAGGCCCTGCTGTGCGACCGCTGATGAGATGGCAGATTGGGCTTTGGGCGAAGGCGGAAGGGAATAATCACTTGGATTTTGACGGGTGATTTTCTATATTTGTCGTCCACTTGGGCTTCAGTAACGCCCGAATTGCCGTGCTCGTTGGCCTTCGCATTCCCCAAGGCGGGCAATTACGCACCCAGACCTCGGGCGACACTATCGCCTGTGGCAAGGGCCGGTCGGTTTCTTCCTCGGATTAACTCTCTTCGTAAACTGGTTTGTTCGAGCGTGGAGGTATTATGGCACAACATCAGCGATTCAATTTCAAGAGCAAGGAAGACCTCTTCGCCAAGCTGCGGGATCTGGGACTCACTTTGCCTTACGACGAAGATCTCAGCATCCTCTTCGACAAGCTCACCATTGCCGGAAGGAGGCTGCCCAATCGTTTTCTGGTTCATCCCATCGAGGGCTTCGACGCAGCCCCGGACGGCGGACCAGGGGATCTCACCTTCCGTCGCTACCGGCGTTACGCCGCCGGGGGAAGCGGTTTCATCTGGTTTGAGGCTACTGCTGTGGTGCCAGAGGGGAGGTCCAACCCGCGCCAGTTGTGGATCCACCCTGACAACGTGGATGACTTCGCGCGGCTGGTGGAGGAAACACGGCAGGCCGCGCGCACGTCGTTTGGCGGTCAGCGCGAGATCGTCTGCGTACTGCAGCTCACCCATTCGGGGCGCTACTCCAAGCC
The sequence above is a segment of the Calditrichota bacterium genome. Coding sequences within it:
- a CDS encoding NAD(P)-dependent oxidoreductase; this translates as MNDEAQLEDLLSEPSPEVIAAFAALQGDILILGVGGKIGPSLARMAKRASEAAGVARRIIGVALFESEQARAELERDGIEAIHGDLLDRAFLERLPDVPNVIFMAGMKFGSVANLPLTWAINCYLPALVAERFRGSRIVAFSTGCVYPLVPVGSGGSLETDPPQPVGEYAQSCLGRERMFEYASLHYHTPVAIIRLNYAVEMRYGVLVDIAQKVFADEPIDLSMGHVNVIWQGDVNAMVLRCLQHCQSPALVLNVTGPETAAVRWLATQFGALFGKEPKFVGQESDTALLSNAARAFGLFGYPRIPLEVLIRWTADWIASGRPLLHKPTHFEVRNGKF